The proteins below come from a single Lates calcarifer isolate ASB-BC8 linkage group LG11, TLL_Latcal_v3, whole genome shotgun sequence genomic window:
- the gtpbp1 gene encoding GTP-binding protein 1 isoform X1 translates to MASIAAAHEPGISPGSVPLADALVPASIFAPDRGGCGDDAGDECFEDGDMINGETEDRGVDFTSKLALVSPNGEQYDSLLRQLRDRMEEGCGETIYVVGMGSDGGDWGLDEKDMEASVATVCSMCEQLDADLIPLRERNETAGLVRDFLIRRRVGELDFLEVRVAVVGNVDAGKSTLLGVLTHGELDNGRGFARQKLFRHKHEMESGRTSSVGNDILGFDQEGQVVNKPDSHGGSLDWTKICEKSSKVITFIDLAGHEKYLKTTVFGMTGHLPDFCMLMVGSNAGIVGMTKEHLGLALALNVPVFVVVTKIDMCPANILQETLKLLQRLLKSPGCRKIPVLVQNKDDVIVTASNFSSERMCPIFQISNVTGENMDLLKMFLNLLSSRTSYRDDQPAEFQIDDTYSVPGVGTVVSGTTLRGLIRLNDTMLLGPDPLGSFIPIAVKSIHRKRMPVKEVRGGQTASFALKKIKRSSIRKGMVMVSPRLSPQATWEFEAEILVLHHPTTISPRYQAMVHCGSIRQTATILSMNRDCLRTGDKASVHFRFIKTPEYLHCDQRLVFREGRTKAVGTITKLLQSTNNLPSNSKPPQIKMQSTKKAPLRKEDGTTAAGDDVATIAPSAGPNTTQPGEGDEDPQIKEGNKENKPKSGGGGRRRGGQRHKGKGQNSTTNSTAAPSSSGIGGGC, encoded by the exons ATGGCATCAATAGCAGCGGCGCACGAGCCAGGTATAAGCCCAGGCTCCGTACCGCTGGCTGATGCTTTAGTCCCCGCGAGTATATTTGCTCCGGACCGGGGAGGATGCGGGGACGACGCCGGGGACGAATGCTTCGAGGACGGGGACATGATCAATGGCGAGACCGAGGACCGTGGTGTTGACTTTACTAGCAAG CTGGCACTTGTTAGCCCAAATGGAGAGCAGTATGACTCGTTACTACGTCAGCTACGGGACAGGATGGAAGAGGGATGCGGAGAGACCATCTATGTGGTTGGAATGGGCTCAG ATGGTGGTGACTGGGGTCTGGATGAGAAAGATATGGAGGCCTCAGTGGCCACAGTGTGCTCTATGTGTGAGCAACTGGACGCTGATCTTATCCCACTACGAGAGCGCAATGAGACCGCCGGCTTGGTCCGCGACTTTCTGATCCGCAGGCGTGTGGGTGAGCTGGACTTCCTGGAAGTCAG GGTTGCAGTGGTGGGTAACGTGGATGCTGGTAAGAGTACTCTGCTGGGAGTGTTAACGCATGGAGAGCTGGACAATGGCAGGGGCTTTGCTCGCCAGAAGCTCTTCAGGCACAAGCATGAGATGGAGAGTGGCAGGACCAGCAGTGTGGGCAACGATATCCTGGGGTTTGACCAGGAGGGACAG GTCGTCAACAAACCAGATAGTCATGGAGGAAGCCTCGACTGGACCAAAATCTGTGAGAAGTCCTCCAAGGTCATTACCTTCATAGACCTGGCCGGTCATGAGAAATACCTCAAGACCACCGTGTTTGGGATGACTGGACACCTGCCTGACTTCTGCATGCTGATG gTGGGCAGTAATGCAGGTATCGTAGGGATGACCAAAGAGCACCTGGGCCTGGCCTTAGCTTTGAACGTGCCTGTGTTTGTAGTGGTAACCAAGATAGACATGTGTCCAGCCAACATCCTACAAG AGACACTAAAGCTGCTCCAGAGGTTACTGAAATCCCCGGGGTGTAGGAAGATCCCAGTCCTGGTACAGAACAAGGACGACGTCATAGTCACAGCTTCAAACTTCAGTTCAGAGAG GATGTGTCCAATCTTCCAGATATCCAATGTAACCGGAGAGAATATGGACCTGCTCAAGATGTTTCTCAACCTGCTCTCCTCCAGGACCTCCTACCGTGACGACCAGCCTGCAGAGTTTCAGATAGACGACACCTACTCTGTACCG GGAGTGGGAACAGTAGTATCAGGAACTACTTTACGTGGACTCATACGGCTCAATGATACCATGCTGCTGGGGCCGGACCCCCTGGGCAGTTTCATCCCTATTGCCGTCAAATCAATCCACCGCAAGAGAATGCCTGTGAAGGAGGTCAGAGGTGGCCAGACCGCCTCATTTGCTCTCAAAAAG atcAAGCGTTCGTCCATCAGGAAAGGCATGGTGATGGTGTCTCCAAGGTTGAGCCCACAGGCAACTTGGGAGTTTGAGGCTGAGATCCTGGTACTGCACCATCCCACTACGATATCCCCCAGATACCAGGCCATGG TCCACTGCGGCAGCATAAGGCAGACGGCCACCATCTTGTCCATGAATAGAGACTGCTTACGAACGGGGGACAAGGCTTCAGTCCACTTCCGCTTCATCAAGACCCCCGAGTACCTGCACTGTGACCAGAGGCTGGTGTTCCGAGAGGGACGCACCAAGGCTGTGGGAACCATCACTAAG CTGTTGCAATCCACCAATAATTTGCCATCAAATTCCAAACCTCCGCAAATCAAAATGCAGTCCACAAAAAAAGCACCACTCCGAAAAGAGGATGGCACCACGGCAGCTGGTGATGATGTAGCAACGATAGCACCATCAGCAGgaccaaacacaacacaacca ggagagggagatgaagacCCTCAGATAAAGGAGGGCAACAAAGAGAACAAG CCAAAGtctggaggaggtgggaggagaagGGGTGGCCAGAGGCACAAAGGAAAAGGCCAGAACAGCACCACCAACTCCACAGCAGCTCCCTCCTCATCAGGGATAGGAGGAGGCTGCTGA
- the lgals2a gene encoding lectin, galactoside-binding, soluble, 2a — protein sequence MSLGSKEPPTLYISSSQFAERRGPVCSTLISPRLNSQTTSAKMMNGMIVKNMSFKVGQTLTVVGVTKPDASNFAVNIGPSEQEITMHINPRFNAHGDENTVVCNSYQGGSWCEEHREGGFPFVQGEEFKIVIEFTPTEFVVTLSDGSQIHFPNRMGAEKYSFINFDGEARITSLELK from the exons ATGTCACTCGGGTCAAAGGAACCTCCCACTCTGTATATATCCTCCAGTCAGTTTGCAGAAAGGCGAGGCCCTGTCTGCAGCACCCTCATTTCTCCTCGGCTGAACTCCCAGACTACATCTGCAAAGATGATGAAC GGTATGATCGTAAAGAACATGTCCTTCAAGGTCGGGCAGACCCTGACTGTTGTTGGAGTTACCAAGCCTGATGCTTCAAA TTTTGCAGTGAACATTGGCCCCAGTGAGCAGGAGATTACGATGCATATCAACCCTCGTTTTAATGCCCACGGGGATGAGAACACGGTGGTCTGCAACTCTTACCAGGGAGGCAGCTGGTGTGAGGAGCACCGTGAGGGAGGCTTTCCTTTCGTACAGGGAGAGGAGTTCAAG ATTGTCATTGAATTCACCCCTACGGAGTTCGTGGTGACTTTATCAGACGGTTCTCAAATCCACTTCCCCAACCGCATGGGTGCAGAGAAATACTCGTTCATTAACTTTGACGGGGAAGCTCGCATCACAAGCCTTGAGCTCAAGTGA
- the gtpbp1 gene encoding GTP-binding protein 1 isoform X2, with protein sequence MASIAAAHEPGISPGSVPLADALVPASIFAPDRGGCGDDAGDECFEDGDMINGETEDRGVDFTSKLALVSPNGEQYDSLLRQLRDRMEEGCGETIYVVGMGSDGGDWGLDEKDMEASVATVCSMCEQLDADLIPLRERNETAGLVRDFLIRRRVGELDFLEVRVAVVGNVDAGKSTLLGVLTHGELDNGRGFARQKLFRHKHEMESGRTSSVGNDILGFDQEGQVVNKPDSHGGSLDWTKICEKSSKVITFIDLAGHEKYLKTTVFGMTGHLPDFCMLMVGSNAGIVGMTKEHLGLALALNVPVFVVVTKIDMCPANILQETLKLLQRLLKSPGCRKIPVLVQNKDDVIVTASNFSSERMCPIFQISNVTGENMDLLKMFLNLLSSRTSYRDDQPAEFQIDDTYSVPGVGTVVSGTTLRGLIRLNDTMLLGPDPLGSFIPIAVKSIHRKRMPVKEVRGGQTASFALKKIKRSSIRKGMVMVSPRLSPQATWEFEAEILVLHHPTTISPRYQAMVHCGSIRQTATILSMNRDCLRTGDKASVHFRFIKTPEYLHCDQRLVFREGRTKAVGTITKLLQSTNNLPSNSKPPQIKMQSTKKAPLRKEDGTTAAGDDVATIAPSAGPNTTQPPKSGGGGRRRGGQRHKGKGQNSTTNSTAAPSSSGIGGGC encoded by the exons ATGGCATCAATAGCAGCGGCGCACGAGCCAGGTATAAGCCCAGGCTCCGTACCGCTGGCTGATGCTTTAGTCCCCGCGAGTATATTTGCTCCGGACCGGGGAGGATGCGGGGACGACGCCGGGGACGAATGCTTCGAGGACGGGGACATGATCAATGGCGAGACCGAGGACCGTGGTGTTGACTTTACTAGCAAG CTGGCACTTGTTAGCCCAAATGGAGAGCAGTATGACTCGTTACTACGTCAGCTACGGGACAGGATGGAAGAGGGATGCGGAGAGACCATCTATGTGGTTGGAATGGGCTCAG ATGGTGGTGACTGGGGTCTGGATGAGAAAGATATGGAGGCCTCAGTGGCCACAGTGTGCTCTATGTGTGAGCAACTGGACGCTGATCTTATCCCACTACGAGAGCGCAATGAGACCGCCGGCTTGGTCCGCGACTTTCTGATCCGCAGGCGTGTGGGTGAGCTGGACTTCCTGGAAGTCAG GGTTGCAGTGGTGGGTAACGTGGATGCTGGTAAGAGTACTCTGCTGGGAGTGTTAACGCATGGAGAGCTGGACAATGGCAGGGGCTTTGCTCGCCAGAAGCTCTTCAGGCACAAGCATGAGATGGAGAGTGGCAGGACCAGCAGTGTGGGCAACGATATCCTGGGGTTTGACCAGGAGGGACAG GTCGTCAACAAACCAGATAGTCATGGAGGAAGCCTCGACTGGACCAAAATCTGTGAGAAGTCCTCCAAGGTCATTACCTTCATAGACCTGGCCGGTCATGAGAAATACCTCAAGACCACCGTGTTTGGGATGACTGGACACCTGCCTGACTTCTGCATGCTGATG gTGGGCAGTAATGCAGGTATCGTAGGGATGACCAAAGAGCACCTGGGCCTGGCCTTAGCTTTGAACGTGCCTGTGTTTGTAGTGGTAACCAAGATAGACATGTGTCCAGCCAACATCCTACAAG AGACACTAAAGCTGCTCCAGAGGTTACTGAAATCCCCGGGGTGTAGGAAGATCCCAGTCCTGGTACAGAACAAGGACGACGTCATAGTCACAGCTTCAAACTTCAGTTCAGAGAG GATGTGTCCAATCTTCCAGATATCCAATGTAACCGGAGAGAATATGGACCTGCTCAAGATGTTTCTCAACCTGCTCTCCTCCAGGACCTCCTACCGTGACGACCAGCCTGCAGAGTTTCAGATAGACGACACCTACTCTGTACCG GGAGTGGGAACAGTAGTATCAGGAACTACTTTACGTGGACTCATACGGCTCAATGATACCATGCTGCTGGGGCCGGACCCCCTGGGCAGTTTCATCCCTATTGCCGTCAAATCAATCCACCGCAAGAGAATGCCTGTGAAGGAGGTCAGAGGTGGCCAGACCGCCTCATTTGCTCTCAAAAAG atcAAGCGTTCGTCCATCAGGAAAGGCATGGTGATGGTGTCTCCAAGGTTGAGCCCACAGGCAACTTGGGAGTTTGAGGCTGAGATCCTGGTACTGCACCATCCCACTACGATATCCCCCAGATACCAGGCCATGG TCCACTGCGGCAGCATAAGGCAGACGGCCACCATCTTGTCCATGAATAGAGACTGCTTACGAACGGGGGACAAGGCTTCAGTCCACTTCCGCTTCATCAAGACCCCCGAGTACCTGCACTGTGACCAGAGGCTGGTGTTCCGAGAGGGACGCACCAAGGCTGTGGGAACCATCACTAAG CTGTTGCAATCCACCAATAATTTGCCATCAAATTCCAAACCTCCGCAAATCAAAATGCAGTCCACAAAAAAAGCACCACTCCGAAAAGAGGATGGCACCACGGCAGCTGGTGATGATGTAGCAACGATAGCACCATCAGCAGgaccaaacacaacacaacca CCAAAGtctggaggaggtgggaggagaagGGGTGGCCAGAGGCACAAAGGAAAAGGCCAGAACAGCACCACCAACTCCACAGCAGCTCCCTCCTCATCAGGGATAGGAGGAGGCTGCTGA